The Temnothorax longispinosus isolate EJ_2023e chromosome 4, Tlon_JGU_v1, whole genome shotgun sequence genome has a window encoding:
- the Beta-man gene encoding beta-mannosidase, whose amino-acid sequence MSDGMEREKNKRLTAREIEEEEMKRKLTGIGIYEPGITFKQMKRLLEFVNESQDTSNIASNNKNTQEGTQHSDNECLSDITSDVNIQQEVTLQECTEMPRPSYSYKLNRTSPTMHERKSVHYINSPESPSLFEARNPVHRRKSSDSDELFEKQYDSTNSTHSTNRYPSLRSGNVSRECQNATERRTARDAQGEVVQKLERWRLNPLDVNINENDVPLRQPNRSSTRERIPFEHCKEAHMSSDQSDQVIRSVSQHLKEIADLWYSWRPITNSIFQWGSPIQVGAANGSLDKKPLTDPKIEQIPAECMYRDGHERASKRKANTLIANLNKDSSTEDEDGSRYDFVRVKKKRAQSNNVTCATNQQAHTGHNKATSDIIASFSDDNIDTDIDNESKHLSKKRTNEKDERVSPELTAYPRKITPPNPKTRLGLTRQRRGNATSKASPKTRRTNENKVEQARAQKKDNRMTAEEIRQKLEEDWNNEEEEEDVVVEDVEIRPLPISREMRSRLREKRLSLSKTAKETQATAKEEENDEGRNKKKRLRLCEQRKEEELCRIENRNGAWEHQLLSDDEDKSAEINQDAQNGNQSENVPTTTKNVSCPICNKWFPHNEIEDHAADCEQFETNNDTNQLECNICNNYKTNNGVEYEEHVQQCINNRNDQRHSRGSEDTNTTSTSSFRNFIPISEQKDSEIDYLGQFPSNSKKNVYTGRKRKRFHEKRQVTGEVPPAEMKFFILALWISSLISVRCQIITLNGEWRGTINICDKKPFEECNNDVNFSATVPGGIYTDLRKNNIIENNLHGRNDITNRWVGNQSVIYTKNFSVSEHFLKARKIVLIFHGIDTFANISLNNHVVGEGSNMFVRYIFDVTDVIKKGQNLLKVTFHSAVKAAEDLYNEQKKNYVVPPVCVPKEYNGQCHVNHIRKMQASFSWDWGPAFPSVGIWRDVELIPVNDILINDITTDIRKENDAWNILVTIFLEATQSEDERFTKISCHIASILHISQSKVISNVSEVVFDANGKYINVNISLIVPADTIENWWPNGYGKQQLYYLTTTVTTTNDALYKRIRIGFRTVELVEEPLKKGLSFYFRINGVSIFAKGSNFIPASVFPELGAKEDTIRHLLLSVKGTHMNMLRVWGGGVYESKLFYDLADEYGIMIWQDFMFACAMYPTSDSFLGSVKEEILQNIIRLKNHPSIVLWAGNNENEAALYGNWYGTGSAQVYREDYVKLYVNLLKTEVEKLDPVRPFVVSSPGNGAYEETYNYTGVNPYSNLYGDVHYYNYIRNGWDITQYPRTRFCSEYGFQSWPSIYTIATAIESTKDLHVNSDFVKHRQHQPLGNQYMRLLILHNFVIPQSNNSVRDFASYIYLSQVNQAVSIKIQTEAYRQAKSEVNSLGEGMTMGALYWQLNDVWQAPSWSSIDIEGRWKMLHYYAKDFFAPIIVTPHLSTSNELSIYVISDRLYTLTNCTVKLHVYKWESMKSIFALFFNDIIIESNKAMKVTSFWLDAFLLRAGCGSSLKSAKKSCIVTLSLTNKSGSLIAPVNYIYPDALKNADVPVANVTMKIEENHLPGKFSNYADFKIVLSTDNIALFVWLEVGNIRGRFSDNGFHIFVKEKEIIFHAHEATTVELLRNNIKLTHISNIYNTHGNFDDDSFVKRTKLD is encoded by the exons ATGTCCGACGGCATGgagcgagagaaaaataagagGTTAACCGCGAGGGAAATCGAAGAAGAGGAAATGAAGCGCAAGCTCACAG GTATTGGGATATATGAGCCAGGGATTACCTTTAAACAAATGAAAAGACTACTCGAATTTGTCAATGAGTCTCAAGATACATCAAACATTGCttccaataataaaaatacgcaagag GGGACACAACATTCCGATAACGAGTGCCTATCAGATATTACATCTGATGTAAACATACAGCAAGAAGTGACTTTGCAGGAGTGCACAGAGATGCCAAGACCATCGTATTCATACAAACTGAATCGCACGTCTCCGACTATGCACGAACGTAAAAGCGTTCACTATATCAACAGTCCGGAATCTCCGTCCCTTTTCGAAGCACGGAACCCTGTGCACAGGCGTAAGAGCTCCGACAGCGACGAGCTATTCGAGAAACAGTACGATAGCACCAACTCCACGCACAGTACAAATCGATATCCCTCGCTGAGATCGGGAAACGTTTCGCGGGAATGTCAGAACGCGACGGAGAGAAGAACGGCTCGGGACGCACAGGGTGAAGTCGTCCAGAAGTTGGAAAGATGGCGATTAAACCCGCTCGATGTCAACATCAACGAAAACGACGTGCCTTTGCGACAGCCAAATCGATCTTCGACTCGGGAACGTATACCGTTTGAGCATTGCAAAGAAGCACACATGTCTTCTGATCAGAGCGACCAAGTAATACGTTCCGTGAGCCAGCATTTGAAGGAAATAGCAGACTTATGGTACAGTTGGCGCCCCATTACCAATTCGATATTTCAATGGGGGTCACCCATTCAG GTCGGCGCCGCTAACGGTAGCTTGGATAAAAAACCATTAACAGATCCTAAGATCGAACAGATCCCAGCGGAATGTATGTACCGGGATGGTCACGAGCGAGCTAGTAAACGTAAAGCAAATACTCTCATCGCTAATCTGAATAAAGACAGTTCCACCGAGGACGAAGACGGCAGTCGATACGACTTTGTtcgtgttaaaaaaaagagagctCAATCGAATAACGTAACGTGTGCTACGAATCAACAAGCGCATACCGGTCATAATAAAGCAACATCAGACATTATCGCGTCTTTCAGCGATGATAATATCGACACGGATATTGACAATGAATCTAAACATTTATCCAAAAAAAGAACCAatgaaaaagatgaaagagTATCGCCTGAATTAACCGCATATCCTAGAAAAATAACACCTCCCAATCCTAAGACGCGTTTAGGTCTGACTAGACAAAGACGGGGAAACGCTACATCGAAAGCGTCTCCAAAGACGCGGCGCACTAATGAGAATAAAGTTGAACAGGCAAGAGCTCAAAAGAAAGACAATAGAATGACGGCAGAAGAAATCCGTCAAAAACTGGAAGAAGATTGGAATAatgaggaggaagaggaagacgTTGTGGTGGAGGACGTGGAAATTCGGCCGCTGCCGATATCGAGAGAAATGCGATCTAGATTACGAGAGAAACGACTGTCACTGTCGAAAACAGCGAAGGAGACGCAGGCAACGgcgaaagaggaagagaacgaTGAGGGGCGGAACAAAAAGAAGAGACTGAGACTCTGCGAACAACGGAAGGAAGAGGAATTGTGTAGGATAGAGAATAGAAACGGAGCCTGGGAGCATCAACTCTTATCCGATGATGAGGATAAATCAGCCGAGATAAATCAA GATGCACAGAATGGTAATCAGTCCGAAAATGTACCTACTACGACAAAGAATGTAAGTTGTCCTATATGCAATAAGTGGTTTCCACATAACGAGATAGAGGATCATGCCGCTGATTGCGAACAATTCGAGACAAATAACGACACGAATCAGTTAGAATGTAATATATGCAACAATTACAAGACGAATAATGGAGTGGAGTATGAGGAACATGTTCAGCAGTGTATAAATAATAGGAATGATCAAAGACACTCACGTG GATCTGAAGATACCAATACCACCTCTACCTCATCCTTTCGCAATTTTATACCAATCAGTGAACAGAAAGATTCCGAGATAGATTACTTGGGTCAGTTTCCATCtaatagcaaaaaaaatgtatatactgGTAGAAAAAGGAAAC GTTTTCACGAAAAGCGACAAGTGACGGGCGA AGTGCCACCTGCCGAAAtgaagttttttattttggcATTGTGGATTTCATCATTAATCAGTGTACGCTGCCAAATTATAACCCTAAATGGTGAATGGAGAGGGACCATTAATATTTGtg aCAAAAAGCCCTTCGAAGAATGCAACAATG ATGTCAATTTCAGTGCGACTGTTCCTGGAGGAATTTATACAGACTTGCGTAAGAACAACATAATAGAGAACAATCTGCATGGAAGAAACGATATCACTAATCGTTGGGTCGGAAATCAATCTGTGatttatactaaaaattttagCG TGAGTGAACATTTTCTAAAAGCTCGCAAGATAGTCTTGATTTTTCATGGAATTGATACATTTGccaatatttctttgaacaaTCATGTAGTCGGAGAGGGTTCAAATATGTTCGtacgatatatttttgacGTGACAGATGTTATTAAG AAAGGACAGAATTTACTGAAAGTCACATTTCATTCAGCTGTTAAAGCAGCTGAAGATTTATACAATgagcaaaagaaaaattacgttGTACCACCAGTGTGTGTACCTAAGGAATACAACGGACAATGTCATGTAAATCACATTCGTAAGATGCAGGCCAGTTTCTCATGGGATTGGGGACCCGCTTTTCCCTCGGTTGGCATCTG GAGAGATGTTGAATTGATTCCCGTAAATGATATATTGATTAACGACATTACGACTGACATACGCAAAGAGAATGATGCCTGGAACATCCTCGTTACGATATTTCTCGAGGCAACGCAGAGCGAGGATGAAAGATTCACGAAAATCAGTTGTCATATAGCATCGATATTGCATATTTCGCAAAGTAAAGTTATCAGCAATGTCAGTGAGGTTGTATTTGACGCAAAtggaaaatacataaatgttaaCATTTCGCTCATCGTACCTGCG GATACCATTGAGAATTGGTGGCCGAATGGTTATGGCAAGCAACAGTTGTACTACTTAACTACCACTGTGACAACGACAAACGATGCACTATACAAGCGGATTCGTATAGGCTTCCGAACGGTTGAGCTGGTGGAGGAACCTCTGAAGAAAGGATtgagtttttattttcgcatAAACGGCGTATCAATCTTCGCCAAAGGCAGCAACTTTATTCCAGCCAGTGTCTTTCCCGAGCTAGGTGCGAAAGAAGACACCATCAGGCACTTGTTGTTATCCGTCAAAGGGACACACATGAATATGCTGAGAGTGTGGGGCGGTGGTGTCTACgaatcgaaattattttacgacttGGCCGATGAATATGGAATCATGATTTGGCAAGATTTCATGTTTGCATGCGCCATGTACCCCACGAGCGACTCATTCCTGGGTAgtgtaaaagaagaaatattacaaaatataatacgttTGAAAAACCATCCAAGCATCGTGCTTTGGGCTGGCAATAACGAAAATGAGGCAGCGCTTTATGGAAATTGGTACGGAACCGGTTCTGCTCAGGTGTATAGAGAGGATTACGTGAAACTTTACGTGAATCTATTGAAGACGGAAGTGGAGAAATTAGATCCTGTAAGACCATTCGTCGTGTCTAGTCCAGGCAACGGAGCATACGAAGAAACGTACAATTATACTGGAGTAAATCCTTATTCGAATCTCTACGGTGACG TTCACTATTACAACTACATCAGAAATGGATGGGATATCACTCAGTATCCTCGGACGAGATTTTGCTCTGAGTATGGATTTCAATCTTGGCCGTCGATATACACGATAGCGACTGCTATAGAAAGCACGAAAGATCTTCATGTCAACAGCGATTTCGTAAAACACAGACAACATCAACCACTCGGCAATCAATATATGCGGCTGCTGATCTTGCACAACTTTGTTATACCGCAAAGTAACAACAGCGTTCGAGATTTCGCGAGTTATATATACCTCAGTCAGGTTAATCAAGCAGTTTCTATAAAGATACAGACGGAAGCGTATAGGCAAGCCAAGTCAGAGGTGAATTCCTTAGGTGAGGGTATGACAATGGGAGCTCTCTATTGGCAGCTGAATGATGTTTGGCAAGCTCCTTCGTGGTCTTCCATAG atatcGAAGGTCGCTGGAAAATGTTGCATTATTATGCCAAGGATTTCTTCGCGCCCATTATCGTTACACCACATTTGTCTACCTCCAACGAGCTCTcgatatatgtaatatctgATCGATTGTACACCTTAACAAATTGTACAGTAAAACTTCATGTTTACAAATGGGAATCCATGAAATCTATATTTGCATTATTCTtcaatgatattataata gAATCTAATAAAGCCATGAAAGTTACATCGTTTTGGTTAGACGCGTTCCTGCTTCGAGCGGGTTGTGGGTCATCCTTGAAATCCGCCAAAAAATCCTGCATAGTCACTTTATCTCTCACGAATAAATCTGGATCCCTAATCGCGCCAGTCAATTACATATATCCTGATGCGTTAAAAAACGCAGATGTACCAGTAGCCAATGTCACT ATGAAGATCGAAGAGAATCATTTACCTGGGAAATTTTCCAATTATGCAGatttcaaaattgtattatcGACAGATAACATAGCGCTATTCGTGTGGTTAGAAGTAGGCAATATACGTGGTCGTTTTTCGGATAATGGCtttcatatatttgtaaaagagaaagaaattattttccacgCGCATGAAGCAACCACAGTTGAATTATTACGGAACAATATAAAACTCACACATATATCGAATATTTACAATACACATGGCAATTTTGATGATGATTCCTTTGTTAAAAGGACAAAGTTAGATTAG
- the LOC139812342 gene encoding Golgi resident protein GCP60: protein MAAAAEEDVSTLGERIDELSISATEDDETTAARTDGNDVDVTTRSCEPRLWGFETRELYKLAINFYKEKEGKAVHLSYEDKLKLVAFTQQVTHGKCTAENAPPLGVLDMIGRDRRLAWQNLGDISKEQAMEGFIVLLDKLCPLFRTVVEAQKRDFEEKQRLKREKEAKKLEEEKKLKELEEERKKQEEERLKEETQRRQIQDALNQQTYYQFKIYAEQQYPGNPEQQGVLIRQLQEQHYHQYMQQLHQNQLVIEDQNEEEEEEKEKTKKKSVQSENVTCKNDDNDDDVNNKDDTNENVNDEDSDEVEDWPPITPAEMWTRKGVEEFKQTIKRETGDAVIKVGHGETVTVRVPTHEDGTCLFWEFATDGYDIGFGVYFEWSKPETNQVSVYISESEEDEDEEEYEPREDLESGSVNGNARPERRTTTPPISVIVPIYRRDSQEEIYAGSHQYPGEGVYLLKFDNSYSLWRSKTLYYRVYYTRQGFTKNNN, encoded by the exons ATGGCGGCCGCTGCCGAAGAGGATGTGTCCACACTCGGCGAGCGGATCGACGAGCTGAGCATTTCCGCGACGGAAGACGACGAGACGACGGCGGCCAGGACCGACGGCAATGACGTGGACGTTACGACGAGGAGTTGCGAGCCGCGGCTCTGGGGCTTCGAGACGCGAGAGCTTTACAAGCTCGCGATCAATTTCTACAAAG agaaAGAAGGCAAAGCTGTCCATCTCTCTTACGAAGATAAACTGAAACTGGTGGCGTTCACGCAGCAAGTAACGCATGGAAAATGTACAGCTGAAAATGCACCACCATTAGGTGTCCTGGACATGATCGGAAGAGACAGGCGCTTGGCATGGCAAAATCTGGGAGATATATCGAAGGAGCAGGCGATGGAAGGATTTATAGTATTGCTGGACAAACTTTGTCCTTTATTCAGAACTGTAGTTGAAGCGCAAAAAAGAGATTTTGAAGAAAAGCAACGGcttaagagagaaaaggaggcCAAAAAGCtggaagaggaaaagaaactTAAGGAGCTAGAAGAGGAGAGGAAGAAGCAGGAGGAAGAGAGATTGAAGGAGGAAACTCAAAGGAGGCAGATTCAGGATGCTTTGAATCAACAAACGTATTATCAGTTCAAAATATACGCTGAGCAACAGTATCCTGGCAATCCAGAGCAGCAAGGCGTTTTGATTAGGCAATTACAGGAACAGCATTATCATCAGTACATGCAGCAACTTCACCAGAACCAGTTAGTTATTGAGGACCAAAatgaggaggaagaagaggaaaaggagAAGACGAAGAAAAAGAGCGTCCAATCGGAAAATGTGACGTGCAAAAATGACGATAACGACGATGACGTCAACAACAAGGATGACACGAACGAAAATGTGAATGATGAAGATTCAGATGAGGTGGAGGACTGGCCGCCCATAACTCCTGCAGAGATGTGGACGAGAAAGGGCGTGGAGGAATTTAAGCAGACCATCAAAAGGGAAACGGGCGACGCGGTCATCAAGGTCGGCCACGGGGAAACCGTCACGGTGCGAGTACCGACGCACGAAGACGGTACGTGTCTGTTCTGGGAGTTTGCAACAGACGGTTACGATATTGGTTTCGGGGTTTATTTCGAATGGTCGAAACCAGAGACGAATCAGGTGTCCGTATACATAAGCGAGTCGGAAGaagacgaggacgaggaggagTACGAACCGCGGGAAGATCTAGAGAGCGGGTCGGTGAATGGTAACGCCCGACCTGAACGTAGAACAACTACCCCACCTATAAGCGTTATAGTACCC atatataggAGAGACTCGCAAGAGGAGATTTACGCTGGAAGTCATCAATATCCAGGCGAG GGAGTATATCTTCTGAAGTTCGACAATTCATATTCGCTTTGGCGAAGTAAAACGCTTTACTACCGAGTGTATTATACGCGGCAGGGTTTCacgaagaataataattag